Within Xanthomonas theicola, the genomic segment CCAGCCGCTCCTGCCCCGGTCGCCGCCCCGGCAGTGGCCGCCCCCACCGCCGGCCATGCCGCCAACGGCAAGCTGCTGACCTACACCTGCCAGGGCTGCCACGGGGTCACCGGCTACAAGAACGCGTATCCGAGCTACCGCATTCCCAAGATCGGCGGCCAGTCGGCGCAGTACCTGACCCAGGCGCTGACCGAGTACCGGCTCGGCAAGCGCAAGCACCCGACCATGCAGGCCCAGGCGGAAAGCTTTTCCGACCAGGACATCGCCGACATCGCCGCTTACCTGACCACCCTCAAGTAGCCATCCCATGCCGAACGCCGCGCACGCATCGCGTCCCGCCATCGTCCTGCTTGCTGCCCTGTGGTTGGGGGCGTGTTCGCAATCGCAGGTGGAATCCACCAGCCAGTCCGCCGGCGACCCCGGCCACGCCAGCGGCGAACACGGTTCCGGCTCGTCCGCCGGCCTGCCGGGCGGGCGTGTCGCCGCCGGCCAGACGCTGGCCCACGCCAAGGGCAAGGCCACCGGGCAGAGCTGCATCGACTGCCATGGCGCCGACGGCAACGCGCCCATCGACCCGACCTACCCGAAGCTCGGCGGCCAGTATGGCGACTACCTCGCGCATGCGCTGCAGGCGTACCGCAGCGGCGATCGCCAGCATCCGTTGATGACCCCGCAGGCGACGCCGCTCGCCGACCAGGACATCGCCGACCTGGCGGCGTACTTCGGATCGCGTACCCCCCAGCTGCGCGACCTGCACGATCTGAAGTGAGTGCGACGGCCGGCGTCCCGCCGGTGCCGCCCCCGATTCACATCCATCGACCGACCGCCGGGCATGGCCCTGGCCGGCGCCGTCGGCCGGCGTCCGCCGCGACCGTGCACGGCTCGCGCCTCGCGCTGCGATCGCATGCCGCTGCGCATGGCGGAGCTTGAACGACCGCAGCCGACCGTTGTCGTACGCAAGCCGCGGAGGCGATCGAGCGCCGGCCGGCGCTGCGTGCCGCATGCCGCGCCTACTTCACCTTGCCGTTGTCTTCCTGCAGGCCCGGCTTGAACGGCACCTGCGGCGGCGGCCGCGCACTGGCCGGTTGCTCGCTGCGGTTCGGATCGGTGATGCCGCAGCCGCCGCCCACCTGCAGGATCGAGATCACGCAGGAGATGCTGCTGGTGGTACCCGGGATCGGGATGTTGACGGCCTTGATGCCGCGCCGCACCCACTCTTCCAGCAGCGTCGCGTTCGGCAACCAGTACTTGTCGAATGAGGTCGGCTTGTAGTCGTACGGCGGACGCTTCAGCCACTGGCCGGCATTGGCGATCTGGTCGCGCGACCAACTGTCGGTCTCGGTGCCGGGCGCACCGCGCGGCGGCGCCTTGCCCTGTCCTTCGCCGCCAGGCACGCGCACGCTGCCATCGCCGTTGAACAG encodes:
- a CDS encoding c-type cytochrome — protein: MRTQPLAACFALAVLVSLGVAPATAQTAPAPAAPAPVAAPAVAAPTAGHAANGKLLTYTCQGCHGVTGYKNAYPSYRIPKIGGQSAQYLTQALTEYRLGKRKHPTMQAQAESFSDQDIADIAAYLTTLK
- a CDS encoding c-type cytochrome — protein: MPNAAHASRPAIVLLAALWLGACSQSQVESTSQSAGDPGHASGEHGSGSSAGLPGGRVAAGQTLAHAKGKATGQSCIDCHGADGNAPIDPTYPKLGGQYGDYLAHALQAYRSGDRQHPLMTPQATPLADQDIADLAAYFGSRTPQLRDLHDLK